TCTCGAGTGTAGTACCCGTTCGCCTTCGTAGGGTGCTCCCCGAGATAGATCTCCCGCTCCTCCCGCATGAGGTTCTCCAAAAGGTTCCGGACCATCACCTTGAGCTCCTCCGCAAACGCCTTCACGATCTCGTCACGTGTTTCCTTCTGCATGGTAGCTTTCCCTCCTTTCGAAAGCCTTTTCCAACGGGAAGGCTACCATGCTGCCCCACAGACACACTTCCTGAGACACTACCTCGGGTCCACTTGGGTTTGCGGACTTTTTTGGGTCTTCTCGAGCGGTCCTCGAGGCTCTTCAGGTTCCTGGGGTTGAATTTCTTCTTCCAGCGGTAGTAGGTGCTCCGGGCAATGCCGTATCTCCTGCAGGTGACAGCGACAGGGTGGTTCCTGGCAAAGTCGAGGACCTCAAGGCGAATCTTGGCTTTCTTGGAGAGCCCATGGATCTTGGCAAGCTTTGCCAAAGAGGCATACCCAAAGAGAGACTCAAGGTGGAGTGAGGAACCGGAGAAGCGGGATAGACTTTCTGTTCCCCTTGTGCTACTCTTTGCCATGGGAAGAGGGGCTTCCTTTCTTTGTCTTTTCACTCTTTGGAGTTAGGATACAGGCCTCTCTTCTTTTTTGTCTACCCTACCTGTTGCAGATCTGTGCGAACCGGGACAGCGTCAGTGAAAATGTCAGGTAGAACTCGTCTGTGATTCTGTCAGGGTAGAGGTGGTGCAACCAGTCCTTTGGGGTTTCCATGGTTTGCGCCACGGATGGTCCTGAGGGGGCTTACGGGTTG
This Candidatus Caldatribacterium sp. DNA region includes the following protein-coding sequences:
- a CDS encoding helix-turn-helix domain-containing protein; its protein translation is MAKSSTRGTESLSRFSGSSLHLESLFGYASLAKLAKIHGLSKKAKIRLEVLDFARNHPVAVTCRRYGIARSTYYRWKKKFNPRNLKSLEDRSRRPKKVRKPKWTRGSVSGSVSVGQHGSLPVGKGFRKEGKLPCRRKHVTRS